The following proteins come from a genomic window of Paenibacillus swuensis:
- a CDS encoding nucleoside-diphosphate sugar epimerase/dehydratase — MTYRYRFLSLLIVDIFIVTLSIFLSYFFRFYGDIPDHYLDQFYINALLTVCICTALLIAFNFYNRMWKYANVEDVLLIFGAVMAGNALSYIFTYYILGYVVPLSVFVLSFETMILLTGTIRLFWRVHVKLNRRNTPDPTLRKALIIGAGSCGTLVCEELKRHRTLQPVAYIDDDPRKHRLRISGIPVLGGRERIQAAVELYGINDIIIAIPSAPQKAIHDIIEQAKLTTAKLKIIPRIDDLINGKVTINTIKDVDVEDLLQRDPIRMDQRQISNYIEGKTVLITGAGGSIGSELCRQIVQFHPSSLVLLGHGENSIFSIETELRRLVPHIRIETVIADIQHATRIENVFQLYRPQVVFHAAAHKHVPLMESNPAEAVKNNIIGTKIMAECADRNRVERFVLISTDKAVNPTSVMGATKRVAEMIVQTIGAHSQTKYAAVRFGNVLGSRGSVIPFFKQQILGGGPVTVTDPRMYRFFMTIPEASQLVIQAGSLVKGGEVFILDMGEPVKIVDLARDLIRLSGLEEGRDIDIVYTGLRPGEKLYEELLTNEEGISKTVHNQIFIGLPGNLSVSELELKIKRLEKLLDGNADQIKDALNYIVPSYRNQALQSN, encoded by the coding sequence ATGACTTACCGTTATCGTTTCTTAAGCTTATTAATTGTCGACATTTTCATTGTTACACTTAGTATCTTTTTGTCATACTTTTTCCGCTTTTACGGCGACATTCCGGATCATTATTTGGATCAGTTTTATATCAATGCCTTGTTAACGGTTTGCATATGTACGGCGCTGTTAATAGCATTTAACTTCTATAATCGGATGTGGAAATACGCGAATGTAGAGGATGTGTTGCTTATCTTTGGTGCGGTTATGGCCGGGAATGCGCTGTCTTACATATTCACTTATTATATATTGGGTTATGTCGTGCCCCTTTCGGTATTTGTCCTCTCTTTCGAAACGATGATTCTGTTAACGGGAACCATCAGGCTGTTCTGGAGAGTCCATGTGAAGTTAAACCGTCGCAACACTCCTGACCCTACGCTAAGAAAAGCGCTCATCATCGGCGCGGGCAGCTGCGGAACGTTGGTATGCGAAGAGCTTAAACGACATCGCACCCTTCAACCAGTTGCTTATATCGATGACGATCCCAGAAAACACAGATTAAGGATCAGCGGGATCCCTGTACTTGGAGGCAGGGAGCGGATCCAGGCCGCTGTAGAGCTTTACGGCATTAATGACATCATTATCGCAATCCCTTCCGCGCCTCAGAAAGCGATTCATGACATCATTGAACAGGCGAAGCTTACAACCGCCAAACTAAAGATTATTCCGAGAATTGACGATCTGATTAACGGCAAAGTTACGATTAACACCATTAAAGATGTAGATGTGGAAGATCTCCTGCAGAGAGACCCGATTCGTATGGACCAACGGCAAATTTCCAATTACATCGAGGGGAAGACGGTGTTGATTACCGGCGCGGGCGGTTCGATCGGTTCGGAGTTATGCCGGCAGATCGTTCAATTTCATCCGAGCTCCCTTGTTCTGTTGGGTCATGGGGAGAACAGCATCTTCTCCATTGAAACCGAATTGAGGAGACTTGTGCCTCACATCCGCATTGAAACGGTGATTGCCGATATTCAGCATGCGACAAGAATAGAGAATGTATTTCAACTATACAGGCCGCAGGTCGTCTTTCACGCCGCTGCGCATAAGCATGTGCCCTTAATGGAAAGCAACCCGGCGGAAGCCGTTAAGAACAATATTATCGGCACCAAGATTATGGCCGAATGCGCGGATCGTAATCGAGTGGAGCGGTTTGTGCTGATCTCTACGGATAAAGCGGTAAACCCCACCAGTGTCATGGGCGCGACAAAGCGTGTGGCGGAGATGATCGTCCAGACGATCGGTGCGCACAGCCAGACCAAGTATGCCGCCGTTCGCTTCGGCAATGTACTCGGAAGCCGGGGCAGCGTGATTCCGTTCTTTAAACAACAGATTCTGGGCGGTGGCCCGGTGACCGTAACCGATCCCCGCATGTATCGCTTCTTCATGACCATACCCGAAGCCTCCCAACTTGTCATTCAGGCAGGTTCGTTAGTGAAAGGCGGCGAAGTGTTTATTTTGGACATGGGAGAACCTGTGAAGATTGTGGATTTGGCCAGAGATCTCATCCGACTATCCGGACTTGAGGAAGGCAGGGACATTGATATTGTTTACACGGGATTAAGGCCCGGGGAGAAGCTGTACGAAGAGCTGTTGACCAACGAAGAAGGAATTTCCAAGACGGTGCATAACCAGATCTTTATCGGATTACCCGGGAACCTGAGCGTCTCCGAGCTGGAACTGAAGATTAAGCGACTGGAGAAGCTGCTTGACGGGAACGCCGACCAGATTAAAGACGCGCTGAACTACATCGTGCCTTCCTATCGTAATCAGGCACTGCAAAGCAACTAG
- the fabI gene encoding enoyl-ACP reductase FabI encodes MSQLLEGKNILVMGVANDRSIAWAIAQSLAAQGARLVFTYENERVQERVKKLADTLPGSTVLPCDVTVDENIDALAGLLKEQFGVLHGLVHSIAFAKSEELDGLYVDTSRAGFALAHDISAYSLVAVAQRMYPLMTEGGSIMTMSYLGAERALKNYNVMGVAKAALESSVRYLAADLGQYNVRVNAVSAGPIRTLAAKGIKDFNSILRQVEEKAPLRRTTDVAEVGDTAMFLLSHLSRGITGEVIYVDSGYHIMG; translated from the coding sequence ATGAGTCAACTTTTGGAAGGTAAGAATATCCTTGTAATGGGCGTGGCCAATGATCGCAGCATAGCATGGGCGATTGCTCAATCCTTGGCGGCCCAAGGCGCGCGCCTTGTGTTTACATATGAGAATGAGAGAGTTCAAGAACGTGTGAAGAAGTTGGCGGATACGCTTCCGGGTTCCACGGTATTGCCATGCGACGTTACTGTAGATGAGAACATTGACGCTCTGGCTGGTCTGCTGAAGGAACAGTTCGGCGTATTGCACGGTCTTGTGCACAGCATTGCTTTCGCCAAGAGCGAGGAGCTGGACGGCTTGTACGTCGATACGTCCCGCGCCGGCTTCGCTCTTGCCCATGATATCAGTGCCTACTCTCTTGTGGCGGTCGCCCAACGGATGTACCCGCTGATGACCGAGGGCGGCAGCATCATGACGATGTCGTATCTGGGCGCGGAACGCGCGCTGAAGAATTATAACGTCATGGGCGTTGCCAAAGCCGCGCTCGAGTCCTCTGTGCGTTATCTGGCAGCGGATCTGGGACAGTACAATGTACGTGTCAACGCGGTATCCGCAGGGCCGATCCGGACCCTTGCGGCTAAGGGAATCAAGGACTTTAACTCGATTCTGCGTCAAGTGGAAGAGAAAGCGCCGTTACGCCGCACTACGGATGTTGCTGAAGTGGGGGACACGGCTATGTTCTTGCTGAGTCACTTGTCCCGCGGCATCACGGGCGAAGTGATTTATGTGGATAGCGGCTACCACATTATGGGTTAG
- a CDS encoding D-alanine--D-alanine ligase yields MGKKIKVGLVYGGKSGEHEVSLQTALAVIKAFDLSKYEIQPFYITKEGEWRTGAELTAPVENISLLKFEANTQEGAVLPIPSLFGDQSISTDSQQVASKVDVVLPLLHGTFGEDGTIQGLFEMANIPYVGAGVLASAVGMDKVTMKKLFAHEQLPQVVYRHFTRRQWEKDRPFFLMEIEVSVGYPCFVKPANLGSSVGISKARNREEFIEAVEFAFRYDRKVIVEENVEARELEVSVLGNDDPRASVVGEIVSSNEFYDYKAKYIDGKSAMVIPADISHETAAKLQEMALRAYHAIDGSGLARMDFFMRKSDGHIYINEVNTMPGFTPFSMYPLLWQESGLSYQELLDQLISLAVERHAEKQKINYTNE; encoded by the coding sequence ATGGGGAAAAAGATCAAGGTCGGATTAGTATACGGCGGCAAATCGGGAGAACATGAAGTTTCATTGCAGACGGCATTGGCCGTAATTAAAGCTTTCGACCTTTCTAAATATGAGATCCAACCGTTCTATATTACCAAAGAGGGCGAGTGGAGAACGGGAGCCGAACTGACAGCGCCGGTAGAGAATATTTCATTGTTAAAATTTGAAGCGAATACGCAAGAGGGCGCGGTTTTGCCTATTCCGTCCTTATTCGGGGATCAAAGCATCAGTACGGACAGCCAGCAAGTCGCCTCTAAAGTGGATGTAGTGCTGCCGTTGCTCCATGGTACCTTCGGAGAAGACGGAACCATACAAGGTCTGTTCGAGATGGCGAATATTCCTTACGTAGGCGCGGGGGTGTTGGCTTCCGCTGTGGGGATGGATAAAGTAACGATGAAGAAGTTGTTCGCGCATGAGCAGCTACCGCAGGTCGTATACCGCCATTTCACAAGAAGGCAATGGGAGAAGGACCGTCCGTTCTTCCTGATGGAGATTGAAGTTTCCGTCGGTTATCCGTGTTTCGTAAAGCCGGCTAATCTCGGTTCATCCGTGGGAATTTCCAAAGCCCGGAACCGTGAAGAGTTCATTGAAGCGGTGGAATTCGCGTTCCGTTATGATCGCAAGGTCATCGTTGAAGAGAATGTCGAGGCGCGCGAGCTCGAAGTGAGCGTACTGGGGAATGATGATCCGCGGGCTTCCGTCGTGGGGGAAATTGTTTCTTCCAATGAATTTTACGATTACAAAGCCAAGTATATCGACGGCAAATCGGCTATGGTCATTCCGGCCGACATTTCGCATGAAACCGCCGCTAAACTTCAGGAAATGGCGCTTCGGGCTTACCATGCCATTGACGGTTCCGGGCTTGCCCGGATGGATTTCTTTATGCGTAAATCGGACGGTCATATCTACATCAATGAAGTGAATACGATGCCCGGCTTTACGCCGTTCAGCATGTATCCGCTCCTATGGCAGGAGAGCGGCTTGTCCTACCAGGAGCTTCTGGATCAATTAATCAGTCTCGCGGTCGAGCGTCATGCCGAGAAACAGAAAATTAATTACACGAATGAATAG
- the uvsE gene encoding UV DNA damage repair endonuclease UvsE — protein sequence MIVRFGYVAMSTVVHNASPSKTMTATNFAKLNDREAAIRKLERLAAENINNSLRLLKHNRAHDIKVYRYSSKLIPLLGHELLEGWNPIPSLAESFAATGDYAKEHGMRVSFHPDHFTVLSTHREDILRKSVEDLDRHVSMLEAMGLDEAAMCNIHIGGSYGDKDVAGKRFVRQFNALEERIIRRITLENDDKTFNALETLAVCEEVGVPMVLDIHHHAVNNEGDAGYGFWTRVLETWKANRGGFSMDSLPPKIHVSSPKSEKDPRGHADYVDVQQLLAFLKDIAADTAYLDVMIEAKMKDEALFRLMEELPKIDGIKRINQASVEVFA from the coding sequence ATGATCGTACGTTTTGGCTATGTGGCGATGTCGACGGTCGTCCATAACGCCTCACCTTCCAAAACCATGACCGCGACCAACTTCGCCAAGCTCAATGATCGGGAAGCGGCCATTCGTAAGCTGGAGCGTCTCGCCGCGGAGAATATCAACAATTCTTTAAGGTTACTGAAGCACAACCGTGCGCATGATATCAAAGTTTATCGATACTCATCGAAGCTGATTCCGTTGCTCGGCCATGAATTGTTAGAAGGATGGAATCCGATCCCGTCCCTTGCGGAGTCCTTTGCGGCAACAGGAGATTATGCCAAGGAGCACGGTATGCGGGTATCGTTTCATCCGGATCATTTTACGGTGTTAAGCACGCACCGGGAAGATATTTTGCGTAAATCGGTGGAGGACCTGGACCGTCATGTAAGCATGCTGGAAGCGATGGGATTGGATGAAGCCGCGATGTGCAACATTCATATCGGCGGTTCTTACGGGGACAAGGATGTGGCGGGCAAGCGATTCGTCCGGCAGTTTAATGCGCTGGAGGAACGCATCATTCGCCGCATCACGCTTGAGAACGATGATAAGACGTTCAACGCTTTGGAGACACTCGCGGTCTGTGAGGAAGTCGGCGTACCGATGGTTCTGGACATACACCACCATGCCGTTAATAACGAGGGTGATGCGGGTTACGGCTTCTGGACCCGTGTGCTGGAAACCTGGAAGGCGAACAGGGGCGGGTTTTCTATGGACTCGCTTCCTCCTAAGATTCATGTGTCCAGTCCCAAGAGCGAGAAAGATCCGCGCGGTCATGCCGACTATGTGGATGTGCAGCAATTATTAGCCTTCCTCAAGGACATTGCGGCGGATACGGCTTATCTGGATGTTATGATTGAAGCCAAAATGAAGGATGAAGCGTTATTCCGGCTGATGGAGGAACTGCCGAAAATCGACGGAATCAAACGCATAAATCAAGCATCCGTGGAAGTTTTCGCTTGA
- a CDS encoding GH85 family endohexosaminidase C-terminal domain-containing protein, whose product MKKTLSLVLSIILAVQLLAVMPASGATTSQPPNSVQAKLTGDKLNISWNAVAGAQSYKVYRYSNVTKKYEFIGSPVNGELSYVDLVGVGGITKDTRFTYHVTATDSAGVESKGSVSVSAVYPKNTAAVPGSVRAVNASDKILLTWTSAKDATGYKVYRALSKTGNAQLISGPVPLTATAYTDVSFASLNVKTSTPVYYFVTAVDRFNLESNKSAAVMILKLPPAVPAKLSASYADGSVKLEWQASPGAAKYKVHWSTSASSPLKTLLSDAVTSTAFTVPVNRQHVIKDTRYYYAVTAVDAWENNSLPAVKSVVIPSNVPAIPSKVTALNENNVIHLSWAQATNATQYNVYRSSSVKGPFTKVNSAPVAVNQFADSSLQDLYVTSDKVYYYTISSVNPYQTESAKSTPVSVVLKPPSGPSGIVAVMVDHQVELNWSSKEGSSGYHIYRSDSKETGFTLLDRVLEPPYTDASVAVSLPKDKKQYYIIAALDGQGRESLKSSPAEVVLPKNTADSPLSLNAALSKKIVSLSWSSSDGAAGYKVYRKVSGTEDYVLLTPEPVIAGTSFTDNTLKEQFYTENTLYDYAVTAISAYGTESLMSTPQSVTLKKSLGASVLEGELSQAVAKLNWSAVDGAVGYKVYRQTQDAPFQLIAELPSSVRWLEQIIGATYTEDTTFTYRISAVEEEALESDYSNKVTFTMHSNVARVPADLKAEVAGKEVRLTWSASEQAQAYNIYRTLPGSDQSVLANVYGPVTSLTFTDSFLKDMPITAPIKLHYQVTANNAYGTESASSAPVEAVLNVPVTLPPSNAGQDPFNHLVNPGFELLTDASVADGWTKFTAAGATADIQRTIAPVDSGKYAMKIAATAIPLNGTVMISQLIPVPAGKPYDLSASLRIEELTNAKVQVFVNFYNAQNAVVASASAESQSATGAYAKVSKSAFIPKDAATARVYTILRATGDQGSGKLYVDNMAFAISRNAVLNPDFETEGSNNVAEGWAKFAPAGALTEFALTGEQVASGAKAQKIVTSMLPNQGTAMVSQLFYVQPNQPYYVSSQLLAEQLTNAKAQLFVNFYDVNNQVVGSANVDILSPTQRYRKVEKIGTIPATATSARVYAMIRAIAEQGSGSLFVDQFKFITEGIPLMNGSFENMSATTGFAEGWTKFIPAGVTGNVYATESPITSGTSAIRLSGENMASGNTIMAWQLLPVQGGKPYQLSGNFNLEHIQGSQAQLFINFYNSNNQIVGNTSVDVVSATNGFVALEKSGTIPLTAVQARVYAILRSGSEHGSGSVVVDDLHFATTKWMLKNKDFEQYTANNGTADSWIPYASQGVTGPQWNKAEGQVVSGQFAQSLAATDLYPGATVMISQIVTAEAGRPYRLGGDLNVTSLHHAKAQLFVNFYNNVNQVVGSGYIDITSPNGGYVRYDKTGIIPAGTTTARVYVLLTGTGSDGSGALYADQILFE is encoded by the coding sequence ATGAAGAAAACGCTCTCGTTAGTCCTTTCAATAATATTGGCGGTCCAGCTATTAGCCGTAATGCCAGCTTCAGGCGCGACTACGTCTCAACCCCCTAACAGTGTCCAAGCCAAGCTGACCGGAGACAAATTAAACATTAGCTGGAATGCCGTTGCAGGCGCCCAAAGCTACAAAGTGTATCGATACTCCAATGTTACCAAGAAATATGAATTCATCGGTTCGCCAGTAAACGGAGAACTGAGTTATGTGGATTTGGTAGGCGTAGGCGGGATTACTAAGGATACGAGGTTTACATATCATGTAACCGCCACGGACTCCGCCGGTGTGGAATCGAAGGGTTCGGTGTCTGTAAGCGCCGTTTACCCGAAGAATACAGCTGCTGTCCCGGGATCTGTTCGCGCTGTTAACGCGTCGGACAAGATCCTGTTAACCTGGACTTCCGCTAAGGATGCGACAGGCTATAAGGTGTATCGAGCCTTAAGCAAGACAGGCAACGCGCAGTTGATCAGCGGCCCGGTTCCGTTAACAGCGACGGCTTATACGGATGTCAGCTTCGCTTCCCTGAATGTGAAGACTTCGACGCCTGTGTATTACTTCGTTACTGCAGTGGATCGATTTAACCTGGAATCGAACAAGTCGGCGGCGGTCATGATCTTGAAATTGCCGCCGGCAGTTCCCGCGAAGCTGAGCGCGTCTTATGCCGATGGAAGTGTGAAGCTTGAATGGCAGGCTTCACCGGGCGCCGCAAAGTATAAAGTGCACTGGTCTACAAGCGCGTCTTCGCCGTTGAAGACCCTTCTGTCCGATGCTGTCACGTCCACAGCATTTACGGTACCCGTCAACCGCCAACATGTGATTAAAGACACACGGTACTACTATGCGGTAACGGCTGTGGATGCATGGGAGAATAACTCGCTGCCAGCCGTGAAATCCGTGGTTATTCCATCCAATGTGCCGGCGATTCCCAGTAAAGTAACCGCGTTGAATGAGAATAATGTTATACACCTTTCCTGGGCGCAAGCGACCAATGCCACGCAGTATAATGTTTATCGATCGAGCAGCGTCAAGGGTCCGTTTACTAAGGTGAACAGTGCGCCTGTCGCGGTCAATCAGTTCGCGGATTCTTCCTTACAAGATTTATATGTAACTTCAGACAAAGTCTATTATTATACGATTTCCAGCGTCAATCCGTATCAAACGGAATCCGCGAAATCAACTCCGGTGAGCGTAGTTCTTAAGCCTCCGTCCGGGCCTTCCGGCATAGTCGCAGTGATGGTGGATCATCAGGTGGAATTAAACTGGAGTTCCAAGGAGGGATCTTCCGGGTATCACATTTATCGGTCGGACTCCAAAGAAACAGGATTTACATTGCTTGACAGGGTGTTGGAGCCACCTTACACAGACGCTTCCGTAGCCGTCAGCTTACCTAAGGACAAGAAGCAATATTACATCATTGCCGCATTGGACGGACAGGGAAGGGAGTCGTTGAAATCATCCCCGGCGGAAGTAGTGCTTCCCAAGAATACGGCCGATTCCCCGTTAAGTCTTAACGCGGCCCTATCCAAGAAAATTGTAAGCCTTTCGTGGAGCTCTTCCGATGGAGCAGCAGGTTACAAGGTGTATCGCAAGGTCTCTGGGACAGAAGACTATGTCCTCTTGACTCCGGAACCTGTCATTGCCGGTACCAGCTTTACTGACAACACGTTGAAAGAACAATTTTATACAGAGAACACCTTATATGACTACGCGGTGACAGCAATCAGCGCCTATGGAACTGAATCCTTAATGTCAACGCCGCAATCAGTAACGTTGAAGAAAAGTTTGGGTGCTTCCGTGCTGGAAGGGGAGCTGAGTCAGGCGGTCGCAAAGCTTAACTGGTCCGCTGTGGATGGCGCGGTCGGTTATAAAGTATACCGTCAGACACAGGATGCGCCGTTTCAGCTGATTGCGGAACTGCCGTCTTCCGTGCGCTGGCTGGAGCAAATTATAGGCGCGACTTACACTGAAGATACCACGTTTACTTACCGCATTTCGGCAGTGGAGGAAGAGGCTCTGGAATCGGACTATTCCAACAAGGTGACGTTCACCATGCATTCCAACGTCGCTCGCGTTCCCGCCGATCTGAAGGCGGAGGTTGCGGGTAAGGAGGTCAGGTTGACTTGGTCCGCTTCCGAACAAGCGCAGGCGTATAACATCTACCGGACCTTGCCCGGATCGGACCAATCCGTCTTGGCTAATGTATATGGGCCGGTCACATCACTAACCTTTACGGATAGTTTCCTGAAAGATATGCCTATTACCGCTCCGATCAAACTTCATTATCAAGTGACGGCAAACAATGCCTACGGCACAGAGAGCGCGTCTTCGGCGCCGGTTGAGGCGGTCCTGAACGTGCCTGTAACCTTGCCGCCGTCCAACGCGGGGCAAGATCCGTTTAATCATCTGGTGAACCCGGGGTTCGAATTGTTGACGGACGCGTCTGTTGCGGATGGTTGGACCAAATTCACGGCCGCGGGTGCGACGGCGGATATCCAGAGAACCATCGCGCCAGTGGACAGCGGCAAGTATGCCATGAAGATTGCGGCCACCGCCATCCCTTTGAACGGAACGGTCATGATCTCTCAACTGATTCCGGTACCCGCAGGCAAACCTTATGATTTAAGTGCTTCCCTGAGAATTGAGGAGCTCACCAATGCCAAGGTACAGGTGTTTGTGAATTTCTACAACGCGCAGAATGCGGTCGTTGCCAGCGCATCGGCGGAGAGCCAATCCGCCACGGGAGCTTACGCGAAGGTAAGCAAGTCGGCATTTATTCCGAAGGATGCCGCAACCGCGCGTGTATATACGATCCTGAGGGCTACGGGGGATCAAGGATCCGGCAAATTATACGTGGACAATATGGCTTTTGCCATTAGCCGCAACGCTGTGCTGAACCCTGACTTTGAAACGGAAGGCAGCAATAACGTTGCCGAGGGTTGGGCTAAATTTGCACCCGCGGGAGCATTAACTGAATTTGCGCTGACGGGGGAACAGGTTGCCTCCGGTGCCAAAGCGCAGAAGATCGTCACTTCCATGTTGCCGAACCAGGGAACAGCCATGGTTTCACAGTTGTTCTATGTGCAACCGAATCAACCTTATTATGTGTCCTCTCAACTTCTGGCGGAGCAACTTACTAACGCTAAAGCTCAGCTGTTCGTAAATTTTTACGACGTCAACAACCAGGTTGTCGGCAGCGCCAATGTGGATATTCTGTCTCCTACTCAACGTTATAGGAAGGTTGAGAAGATTGGAACAATCCCTGCAACCGCTACAAGTGCAAGGGTATACGCCATGATCCGAGCAATCGCGGAGCAAGGATCGGGATCTCTGTTTGTGGATCAATTCAAGTTCATTACGGAAGGGATTCCGCTTATGAACGGAAGCTTTGAGAACATGAGCGCGACGACGGGGTTTGCGGAAGGATGGACCAAGTTCATTCCCGCGGGTGTTACCGGAAATGTGTATGCTACGGAGTCGCCGATCACTTCAGGGACTTCCGCCATCCGATTATCCGGGGAGAATATGGCAAGCGGAAATACGATTATGGCTTGGCAGCTGCTTCCTGTACAAGGAGGAAAGCCGTACCAGTTATCCGGTAACTTCAATCTGGAACATATTCAAGGTAGCCAGGCCCAGCTATTCATTAATTTCTATAATAGCAACAATCAGATCGTAGGTAACACGAGTGTGGATGTTGTTTCTGCCACGAACGGGTTTGTGGCACTGGAGAAAAGCGGCACGATTCCGTTAACCGCGGTTCAGGCGAGAGTTTACGCCATACTCAGATCTGGATCGGAGCATGGTTCCGGTTCTGTCGTTGTCGATGATCTCCACTTCGCAACAACCAAATGGATGCTTAAGAACAAAGATTTTGAACAGTATACTGCCAATAACGGAACCGCGGATTCATGGATCCCTTACGCGTCGCAAGGGGTGACTGGCCCTCAATGGAACAAGGCGGAAGGCCAGGTTGTATCCGGTCAGTTTGCGCAATCCCTGGCGGCGACAGACCTCTATCCCGGAGCAACCGTCATGATTTCGCAAATTGTCACGGCCGAAGCGGGCAGGCCTTACAGACTGGGCGGCGATCTGAACGTAACGTCATTGCATCATGCCAAAGCCCAATTATTTGTTAACTTCTATAACAATGTAAATCAAGTTGTAGGTAGCGGATATATAGACATTACTTCACCCAACGGCGGCTATGTCCGCTATGACAAAACCGGTATCATTCCTGCCGGGACTACAACCGCGAGGGTATACGTGCTTCTCACAGGAACAGGGAGCGACGGATCGGGAGCGTTGTATGCGGATCAGATTTTATTTGAGTAA
- a CDS encoding amidase domain-containing protein, producing MKPDWKSTLYRYVQERNRAELEYGINGLTALVYDDADLQERAARLLNLRKNTSKRGVTLKQRETRARIVSSSSSAQEVRVKLALSQQFRYEHKDQAITEFRNELERLHMVKASVGWKIMRVDALSAENTVTPPDMGGSASVPFMNPSALARSGAIREPIRYNREAAKQYADRYWDEPNPEYLTFEVDCTSFVSQCLFAGGAPMNYTGQRGTGWWYRGRHKEQELWSYSWAVSHSLQNYLNTGGSGKNRGLRAERVPSAKELEIGDVIFYDWEGDSRFQHSTFVTGKDADGMPLVNAHTVNSKGRYWDYKDSYAWTDRTQYRFFHIADFF from the coding sequence ATGAAACCCGATTGGAAATCAACGTTGTACCGCTATGTCCAAGAGAGGAACAGGGCTGAATTGGAATACGGAATCAACGGACTTACCGCTCTGGTGTACGACGATGCCGATCTTCAAGAGCGCGCCGCCCGCTTGCTTAATCTTCGTAAGAACACGTCCAAACGCGGTGTCACTTTAAAGCAAAGGGAAACGCGGGCCAGAATTGTGAGCTCCTCTTCCTCGGCACAGGAAGTTCGTGTGAAACTGGCACTGTCCCAACAGTTTAGATATGAACATAAAGATCAGGCCATTACAGAATTCAGGAATGAACTTGAACGTTTGCACATGGTCAAAGCTTCGGTTGGTTGGAAGATTATGAGAGTGGATGCTTTATCGGCGGAGAATACGGTGACACCTCCCGATATGGGCGGTTCCGCTTCCGTTCCTTTCATGAACCCCTCTGCGCTTGCGCGTTCAGGAGCAATTAGGGAGCCGATTCGTTATAACCGTGAAGCTGCCAAACAATATGCGGACCGCTATTGGGATGAACCGAATCCCGAATATCTTACATTTGAGGTGGATTGCACAAGTTTCGTGTCGCAATGTCTCTTTGCAGGCGGGGCGCCGATGAATTATACTGGACAAAGAGGAACGGGCTGGTGGTATCGCGGCCGGCACAAAGAGCAGGAGTTGTGGAGTTACAGCTGGGCGGTTTCGCACAGTCTTCAGAACTACCTGAACACCGGAGGAAGCGGCAAGAACAGGGGTCTCCGCGCGGAGCGGGTTCCATCGGCCAAGGAGCTGGAAATCGGCGATGTCATCTTCTACGACTGGGAAGGGGATTCGCGGTTTCAGCACAGCACATTCGTCACAGGCAAGGACGCTGACGGCATGCCGCTTGTGAATGCCCATACGGTCAACAGTAAAGGCCGTTACTGGGATTATAAGGATTCCTACGCCTGGACGGACCGTACGCAATACCGGTTTTTTCACATTGCTGATTTCTTTTAG